Within Deltaproteobacteria bacterium, the genomic segment GTCCCCGTTCGTGGGACGATCGGTCGGCGAGAACGGCCGCGTTTCATGACCGGTGGTCATGCTGATTATTTTCTCCAACAAAAACGAACTGTTACATGGTTATTGCGTTCTGAACCGCGGTCATGATAATGTGCGTTTGGGCATGGCGGAGTTATCTTGACACGCAAAGCAGGAATGACCGGCGGTCACCATGCGTTGGGATAACTCCCCGAGACCCGGTTGGCAAGGCCAAAATTCACCGGGAGCGAGTCGAATGACGATCCAGTTGGCGGGGGCGGTCGAGCAGTTTCAGACGGCATGTCGATCGGAGCTCGGGCTCTCCGAAAAAACGGCGAGGGCGTACTCCTACGATCTCGCTCAGTTTGTCGATTTCACCCATGTCGCGAGCCTCTCCGATGTCGGCGTCGAGCGCATCCGCGCCTACGTCGAGGACCTCGAAAGTCGCCAGGATCTCAAACCGACGACCGTGCGTCGAAAGGTCATGACCCTCAAGGCGTTCTTCGGCTATTTCCGCGAACGGGGCGCGATCCCCGGCAATCCCGCGGATGAACTCGGCTACAAGCAGCAAATCCAGAAGACGCAGCCGCGCATTCTGAATTCGGGCGACCTCGTTCGCCTTCTGCAGTGCGTGGACGGCGAGGTCGAGCGTTATTCGGAGATGCTGCGCCCCGGTTGCGGTCGGCGTATTCGCCTGTTTCACGACAACGCGATTCGCGACCGGGCCATTATCGAGCTGCTGTTCTCCACGGCGATGCGCATCGGCGAACTCACCGAGCTCGACATCGAAGACGTGGACCTCGACCTTGGAACAATCCATGTCGAGGGAAAAGGCAATCGCGACCGGCATCTGGTGGTCGCGGGCGAAAAGACCCTGGCGGCCCTTCGCGAATACTGGAAGATCCGCCGACTGGCGAACGGCGGCTGCCCGGCGTTCTTCCTCAACCGCTGTCCCGGACGGCTCTCGATCTTCGCCGTCGAGAATATGTTCGAACGAATCCGCAAGGCCGCGGGCATCCGCCGCCGGGTGACCCCCCA encodes:
- a CDS encoding tyrosine-type recombinase/integrase, coding for MTIQLAGAVEQFQTACRSELGLSEKTARAYSYDLAQFVDFTHVASLSDVGVERIRAYVEDLESRQDLKPTTVRRKVMTLKAFFGYFRERGAIPGNPADELGYKQQIQKTQPRILNSGDLVRLLQCVDGEVERYSEMLRPGCGRRIRLFHDNAIRDRAIIELLFSTAMRIGELTELDIEDVDLDLGTIHVEGKGNRDRHLVVAGEKTLAALREYWKIRRLANGGCPAFFLNRCPGRLSIFAVENMFERIRKAAGIRRRVTPHALRHTMATMLLNNGMAMERIRDILGHSSLVTTQVYDEVAPRRQKKVLDFLNEERRLDVGVLGEDEADEPVLPVIATRG